In a single window of the uncultured Dysgonomonas sp. genome:
- a CDS encoding Cof-type HAD-IIB family hydrolase yields the protein MIKAIFFDIDGTLVSFKTHRMPESTVKAIEEIRKKGIKVFVATGRHFSAINNLGDVSFDGYITMNGCYCLAGKDKVIFKQSIPQSDIETFIDYLENIDPFPCLFVEENKLSVNMVNTDVQYLFKLLNFIEIPTQPLEYYRDKELFQLTAFFTKEQEEQVMQSLPNGSAMRWYPTFADVISTGIDKGVGIDRIGEYFGFTASETIAFGDGGNDVEMLRHAGIGVAMGNADNSVKSIADYVTDSVDNDGILKALQHFNII from the coding sequence ATGATAAAAGCAATATTTTTTGACATAGACGGTACATTAGTAAGTTTCAAAACCCACCGCATGCCTGAGTCTACAGTCAAGGCAATTGAGGAGATCCGTAAAAAAGGGATAAAAGTATTTGTTGCTACCGGACGACATTTTTCAGCAATCAATAATTTAGGAGATGTGTCCTTTGATGGTTATATTACAATGAATGGCTGCTATTGCCTTGCCGGGAAAGACAAGGTTATATTTAAACAAAGCATTCCTCAATCTGACATTGAAACTTTCATCGATTATCTGGAAAATATCGATCCATTTCCTTGTCTATTTGTTGAAGAGAATAAGCTATCTGTAAATATGGTGAATACAGATGTTCAATATTTATTCAAGCTCCTGAATTTTATAGAAATACCGACCCAACCATTAGAATACTACAGAGATAAAGAATTATTCCAACTAACCGCATTCTTTACAAAAGAACAAGAAGAACAAGTCATGCAATCTTTACCTAACGGTAGTGCTATGCGTTGGTATCCCACATTTGCAGACGTAATATCAACAGGTATCGACAAGGGTGTAGGAATTGATCGGATCGGTGAATATTTTGGTTTTACAGCCAGCGAAACAATCGCTTTTGGCGATGGCGGCAATGATGTAGAAATGCTTCGTCATGCCGGAATTGGAGTAGCGATGGGAAATGCCGATAACTCGGTTAAAAGTATAGCAGATTATGTAACGGATTCTGTTGATAATGATGGCATATTAAAAGCTTTGCAACACTTCAATATCATTTAA
- a CDS encoding membrane dipeptidase, whose protein sequence is MSKLFFVDAHLDLSMNALEWNRDLRWPVEEINKSEAGMTDKPDRSRATTTLPELRKGNIGLVVATQIGRVIEKNGSLPGAGWHSPEQAWAQTQGQLAWYKTMEEEGQMVMIRDKESLEKHLALWMNDEPNDNKPIGYILSLEGADSIVNVSYIERAYNYGLRAIGPAHYGPGRYANGTDSSGRLNQMAIELLKEMDRLGMILDATHLNDDAFWHALEIYKGNIWASHNNCRAFVDHNRQFSDEMIKALIERGAVIGIALDAWMMVPNWVRGVSTPEGMNCNLEIMINNIDRVCQIAGNTDHAAVGSDLDGAFGTEQCPHDLKTIADLQKIPQMLKNRGYSDDDIEKIASGNWIRFMKKAL, encoded by the coding sequence ATGTCTAAACTATTTTTCGTAGATGCACATCTCGACCTTAGTATGAATGCCCTGGAATGGAACAGGGATTTACGCTGGCCGGTCGAAGAAATTAACAAGAGTGAAGCAGGTATGACCGACAAGCCTGACAGGTCAAGGGCAACAACAACATTACCCGAACTGAGAAAAGGGAATATTGGTTTGGTCGTAGCCACACAGATAGGGCGAGTTATAGAAAAGAACGGCTCTCTACCCGGTGCGGGCTGGCACTCCCCCGAACAGGCGTGGGCGCAAACCCAAGGTCAGTTAGCCTGGTACAAAACCATGGAGGAAGAAGGACAGATGGTGATGATAAGAGACAAAGAATCTTTAGAAAAGCATCTGGCTCTATGGATGAATGACGAACCGAATGACAATAAACCGATAGGTTATATTTTAAGCCTTGAAGGAGCAGATTCAATTGTAAATGTAAGTTATATAGAAAGAGCTTACAACTATGGATTGAGAGCTATCGGCCCGGCTCATTACGGTCCCGGGAGGTATGCGAATGGGACAGACTCTTCGGGGCGTCTCAATCAAATGGCGATAGAATTATTGAAAGAAATGGATCGCTTGGGCATGATTCTCGATGCAACACATCTTAACGATGATGCATTCTGGCATGCACTGGAAATATATAAAGGAAATATTTGGGCCAGCCATAACAATTGCCGGGCATTTGTGGACCATAACCGACAGTTCAGTGATGAAATGATTAAAGCGCTGATTGAACGCGGAGCTGTTATCGGAATAGCACTGGATGCATGGATGATGGTTCCCAACTGGGTTCGTGGTGTCTCCACACCTGAGGGAATGAACTGCAATCTGGAAATAATGATAAATAATATAGACCGTGTTTGTCAGATAGCAGGAAATACTGATCACGCAGCAGTAGGAAGCGATCTCGATGGCGCTTTTGGCACGGAACAATGCCCGCATGATCTGAAAACAATTGCCGACTTACAGAAAATTCCACAGATGTTGAAAAACAGAGGATATAGTGATGACGATATTGAGAAAATAGCGTCCGGAAACTGGATTCGCTTTATGAAGAAAGCTCTGTAA
- a CDS encoding D-TA family PLP-dependent enzyme, translating into MADWYKISNIEQIDSPALAVYPERIQENIDLVIQIAGGTDKLRPHVKTNKMGEVCAMMLKSGITKYKCATIAEAEMLALVNAPDVLLAYQPVGPKIARLIELIKAYPDTRFSCLVDNEENAKIISGLCRENNITLDIFIDLNIGMNRTGIKPEKAIDLVKSIIDLPQIRIAGLHGYDGHIHDEDIETRRKNSDISYALAEKVYKKIKPLLPYPIILVMGGTPTFPIHTHRENCECSPGTFVFWDWGYKHMLEDLPFRYAAVVISRVISIIDSTHICIDLGYKSVGAENPLPRVHFLNASEATPIAQSEEHLVLSVPDSNIYRIGTVLYGIPVHICPTVALYDKAYVIDHNEKTNEWKIIARNRFINY; encoded by the coding sequence ATGGCTGATTGGTATAAAATAAGCAATATAGAACAGATCGATTCCCCTGCCCTTGCGGTATATCCGGAACGGATTCAGGAGAATATAGATTTGGTAATACAAATAGCCGGGGGTACAGATAAACTCCGCCCTCATGTGAAAACAAATAAGATGGGGGAAGTTTGTGCCATGATGCTAAAATCGGGTATCACCAAATATAAATGTGCGACTATTGCCGAAGCAGAAATGCTGGCATTAGTGAACGCACCGGATGTATTGTTAGCATACCAGCCTGTAGGCCCCAAAATCGCACGCCTGATAGAATTGATAAAAGCATATCCTGATACACGGTTTTCATGCCTTGTAGACAATGAAGAAAATGCAAAAATCATCTCCGGTTTATGCAGAGAAAATAATATCACATTAGATATCTTCATCGATCTTAACATCGGGATGAACAGGACAGGGATCAAGCCCGAAAAAGCAATAGATCTGGTCAAATCGATTATAGATTTGCCTCAGATTCGTATCGCAGGATTACATGGCTATGACGGGCATATACACGATGAAGACATAGAGACACGCCGTAAAAACAGCGATATTTCATATGCTTTAGCTGAAAAGGTATATAAGAAAATCAAGCCGCTGCTCCCCTATCCTATCATCCTGGTTATGGGGGGAACGCCGACATTCCCTATACATACACACCGTGAGAATTGCGAGTGTAGTCCGGGTACGTTTGTATTCTGGGACTGGGGATACAAACATATGCTTGAAGACTTGCCTTTCAGATATGCAGCAGTAGTTATCAGCAGGGTGATTTCTATTATTGACTCAACACATATATGCATTGATTTAGGGTATAAGTCTGTTGGAGCCGAAAATCCACTACCGAGAGTCCATTTTTTAAATGCAAGTGAAGCAACACCTATTGCTCAAAGTGAAGAACATCTCGTATTAAGTGTTCCTGACAGTAATATATATCGGATAGGAACTGTCTTATACGGAATTCCGGTTCATATATGCCCCACTGTTGCTTTATACGACAAGGCATATGTGATAGATCATAATGAGAAAACAAACGAATGGAAAATAATAGCAAGAAACCGTTTTATAAACTATTAA
- a CDS encoding RidA family protein yields the protein MSIYNADEQFGKLGLTLPPAPAPKGVYKPCIIDGKYLYLSGHGPVQDDKSLIIGRIGRELSQEEGKLAARQVGLTMLSTIKTNLGSLNKVRRVIKVLGMVNCTPDFEHHPYIINGCSELFASVWGEENGVGTRSAVGFGSLPDNIPVEIEALFELY from the coding sequence ATGAGTATTTACAATGCTGACGAACAATTTGGAAAATTAGGTCTGACACTTCCTCCGGCTCCGGCTCCCAAAGGAGTATACAAGCCTTGCATTATAGACGGAAAATATCTTTATCTGTCGGGGCATGGCCCTGTACAGGATGATAAATCTTTAATTATCGGACGGATAGGTAGAGAACTTTCTCAAGAAGAAGGTAAGCTGGCTGCACGCCAAGTAGGACTAACAATGTTGTCTACAATCAAAACCAACCTTGGTAGCCTGAATAAAGTGAGACGGGTGATAAAAGTATTGGGAATGGTAAATTGCACTCCCGATTTTGAGCATCATCCATATATCATCAACGGATGTAGCGAGCTCTTTGCTTCGGTATGGGGTGAAGAGAATGGCGTAGGAACGAGAAGTGCAGTAGGATTTGGTTCTTTACCGGATAATATTCCGGTCGAGATAGAAGCTTTGTTTGAATTATACTGA
- a CDS encoding gluconate:H+ symporter, with amino-acid sequence MSFIIIILSLALLIVLISYFKVNAFLSFLIVSILAGVALGIPLENLPVSVNNGIGAIMKDLTLIIVLGAMLGKLVAESGAAQKIADVMVAAFGTKYIQWGLMITGFIVGIPLFYGIGFVLLVPLIFSIVYKYKLPAVYIGLPMLAALSVTHGFLPPHPSPVALVSMFKADIGMTLIYGLIVAIPAIILAGPVFSKTLKNIKSGPVTLFEQKETSGNFGTPGKANSFISATLPVFLLILVTVIPLCLPNMSTGIKSFISFIGAPSLVMLIAVIAATYTLGIRQGRSIKEVMDIYGDAVKDIAMILLIIAGAGIFKQIMEDSGVSTQLANSLEQLPVHPLILGWLIAAIIRGCVGSATVAALTAAGVIMPLVIQSGVNPNLMVLSLGAGSLMFSHVNDAGFWMFKEYFNLSLKDTIKSWSVMEAIVSIAGLIGVLLLSFII; translated from the coding sequence ATGTCTTTTATCATTATCATCCTAAGTCTGGCACTGCTTATCGTGCTGATTTCATATTTTAAAGTCAACGCATTTCTGTCATTTCTGATAGTATCCATTCTTGCCGGAGTAGCATTAGGCATTCCGTTAGAAAACCTTCCTGTGTCGGTAAACAATGGCATAGGGGCTATCATGAAAGACCTTACCCTGATTATCGTATTAGGCGCAATGCTAGGTAAACTTGTTGCAGAGAGTGGAGCCGCACAGAAAATAGCCGATGTAATGGTCGCCGCTTTTGGGACGAAGTACATTCAATGGGGACTGATGATCACAGGTTTCATTGTCGGTATTCCTCTTTTCTACGGGATTGGTTTTGTACTCCTTGTCCCCCTCATTTTTTCGATAGTATATAAATATAAGTTGCCTGCTGTATATATTGGTTTACCGATGCTGGCAGCACTGTCCGTAACACACGGATTCTTACCTCCTCACCCATCGCCTGTAGCTTTAGTTTCGATGTTTAAAGCTGATATTGGGATGACTTTAATTTATGGCCTCATTGTAGCTATCCCCGCAATTATTCTCGCTGGTCCTGTTTTTTCGAAAACACTCAAGAATATAAAATCAGGTCCTGTAACCCTGTTTGAGCAAAAAGAGACTTCCGGAAATTTTGGAACACCGGGTAAAGCAAATAGTTTTATCAGTGCAACATTACCTGTATTTCTATTGATATTAGTGACGGTTATACCACTATGCCTTCCAAATATGAGCACGGGGATAAAATCCTTTATATCATTTATCGGTGCTCCGTCACTGGTTATGCTTATAGCAGTTATTGCTGCCACATACACTTTAGGTATCAGGCAAGGCAGGAGTATCAAAGAAGTAATGGATATATATGGCGATGCAGTGAAAGATATTGCCATGATACTGCTTATTATTGCCGGAGCAGGTATCTTCAAGCAAATAATGGAAGACAGTGGTGTGAGTACCCAGCTGGCGAATAGTCTGGAGCAATTACCTGTTCACCCGCTTATTCTAGGATGGCTGATCGCAGCCATTATCAGGGGGTGTGTCGGTTCGGCTACAGTAGCAGCCCTTACTGCTGCGGGAGTCATCATGCCGTTGGTTATCCAATCGGGAGTGAATCCGAATCTGATGGTTTTATCGTTGGGCGCAGGCAGTTTAATGTTTTCGCATGTGAACGATGCCGGCTTCTGGATGTTTAAAGAATATTTCAACCTGAGTCTGAAAGATACAATCAAATCATGGTCGGTGATGGAAGCGATTGTATCCATTGCAGGATTGATAGGTGTATTATTACTAAGTTTTATCATTTAA
- the prfB gene encoding peptide chain release factor 2 (programmed frameshift) gives MITSDQLKEVLEREEALRRHLDVDAKKIQLEEEELRTHAPGFWDDAKAAETQMKIIRGLKGWIEGYEEVKGAAEELQLAFDFQKEGVTSEEEVDAAYENAVKLVENLELKNMLRREEDKLGAVLKINSGAGGTEGQDWASMLFRMYQRWCDARGYKTTITHWQDGDEAGIKTATLQVEGEYAYGYLKSENGVHRLVRVSPYNAQGKRMTSFASVYVVPLVDDTIEIEVNQSDITWDTFRSSGAGGQNVNKVETGVRLHYKYKDPETGEEKEIVIENTESRSQFGNKDNAIRLLKSQLYEMELERRSREQSKIEAGKKKIEWGSQIRSYVFDDRRVKDHRTNYQTSNVNAVMDGDLDDFIKAYLMEYGEEA, from the exons ATGATTACATCAGACCAACTCAAAGAAGTGTTGGAACGCGAGGAAGCGTTAAGGAGGCATCTT GACGTCGATGCGAAAAAAATACAACTCGAAGAAGAAGAATTAAGAACGCATGCACCTGGTTTTTGGGACGATGCAAAGGCTGCGGAAACCCAAATGAAGATTATCCGCGGACTCAAAGGCTGGATAGAAGGATACGAAGAAGTAAAAGGTGCAGCTGAAGAATTACAGTTAGCATTTGATTTCCAGAAAGAAGGAGTAACTTCCGAAGAAGAAGTAGATGCAGCATATGAGAATGCCGTGAAACTTGTAGAAAATCTGGAACTAAAAAATATGCTTCGCCGCGAAGAAGATAAGCTCGGTGCAGTGTTGAAAATAAACAGTGGAGCCGGAGGTACCGAAGGGCAGGACTGGGCTTCGATGCTCTTCCGTATGTACCAGCGATGGTGCGATGCCAGAGGTTATAAAACAACCATCACCCATTGGCAGGATGGAGATGAAGCCGGTATTAAAACAGCTACATTACAGGTCGAAGGCGAGTATGCATACGGTTATCTGAAGTCGGAGAACGGCGTGCACCGTCTTGTTCGTGTATCGCCATATAACGCTCAGGGCAAACGTATGACCTCATTTGCTTCGGTCTATGTAGTACCCTTAGTCGACGATACTATCGAGATAGAAGTAAATCAGTCCGACATTACATGGGATACGTTCCGTTCCAGTGGAGCCGGAGGCCAGAATGTAAATAAAGTGGAGACCGGGGTTCGCCTGCACTATAAATACAAAGATCCTGAGACAGGAGAAGAGAAAGAAATCGTAATAGAGAATACAGAAAGCCGTTCCCAGTTCGGAAACAAGGACAATGCGATCCGTTTGCTGAAATCGCAGTTGTACGAAATGGAACTGGAAAGACGTAGTCGCGAACAGTCGAAGATAGAGGCCGGTAAGAAGAAAATAGAATGGGGTTCGCAAATCCGCAGCTATGTATTCGACGACCGCCGTGTGAAAGACCATCGTACAAACTACCAGACATCGAATGTGAATGCTGTAATGGATGGTGACCTGGACGATTTTATCAAAGCATATTTAATGGAGTATGGAGAAGAAGCCTGA
- a CDS encoding prolyl oligopeptidase family serine peptidase translates to MIRKAYRMSAVLCIALLAAMPGIAQKKVLDHSVYDTWKSLSNIEITNDGKYSVVVVKEQEGDDYLLIRNLKSQKELILHRGYTYTITPDQKNVVAQIKAPYAVTRQAKIKKTADEKLPKDSLVIISLDKFTLSKIPNVKSYKLGKDYSDYIAYTLDDTIKVKDKKDIKAYSLIFRNLYSAKEDTIKHATEYVFSRNGKSLATILKPNAKDTVNKAGVLFINLSTLDKRTVSTGKTIYKNLALSESGSKLTFLATADSVKKETKDYSLFYFDTALDSAKLIADKNVSGMPDKWSVSENYSPIFSKDEKRLLLGTAPVKLPKDTTIPDFEKAQLDLWHWQEPQIQPMQLVQLEKKNKQTYLSYIDLNNNKFYQLATEDIPEVNISGENNGKYALGVSDLKYEIEQQWDLWAGSRNDIWLFDLENNTKKQIKTGLEGRIYFSPQGNYLLWYTPQDKKYYAYSSKTGKEVCLTDGLGVNFWNEKTDTPIQPYPYGPAAWMENDAAVLVYDRYDIWKLDPEGVKRPENLTKGTGREKKTVLRYIKTDPESRFIKPDEKLLLSAFDETSKEAGFYEWNKSKVVPLIMGKYTYTTLVKAKDKDVYCFTKSNFNTSPDLYVTTDRWKTDAKLSDINPQMKEYNWGTAELVSWTMFDGKTTQGIVYKPEDFDPAKKYPVMIYFYEQHTDNLYQYFPPAPSRSIINIPFYCSRGYIVFTPDIVYTTGHPGESAYNAVVSGAQKLAENPWVDKNNMAIQGQSWGGYQTAYLITRTNMFKAAGAGAPVSNMFSAYGGIRWDTGMSRQFQYEQTQSRIGATMWEAPELYKENSPIFFADKVQTPLLIMHNDKDGAVPWYQGIEYFMALRRLQKPVWMLQYNNEAHNLKERRNTKDLSIRLQQFFDHYLKGDPMPVWMKTGVPATEKGRNYGFDLE, encoded by the coding sequence ATGATCAGGAAAGCATATCGGATGAGTGCTGTTCTGTGCATTGCATTATTGGCAGCAATGCCGGGAATAGCGCAGAAGAAAGTGTTAGACCATTCTGTTTATGATACATGGAAAAGCCTTTCCAATATCGAAATAACAAATGACGGAAAGTATAGCGTTGTCGTAGTAAAGGAACAGGAGGGAGACGATTATCTCCTCATCCGGAATCTGAAAAGCCAAAAGGAACTTATCCTTCACCGTGGTTATACATATACTATTACTCCTGACCAGAAGAATGTAGTAGCTCAGATAAAAGCACCTTACGCTGTAACCCGTCAGGCAAAGATAAAGAAAACGGCCGATGAGAAATTGCCTAAAGACTCTTTGGTGATAATATCCCTCGATAAATTTACTCTGTCTAAAATACCGAATGTGAAGAGTTATAAGCTGGGAAAAGACTATTCCGACTATATTGCCTACACATTGGACGATACAATAAAAGTAAAGGACAAGAAAGACATAAAGGCATATTCACTTATCTTCCGTAATCTTTATTCGGCAAAAGAAGATACAATCAAACATGCGACCGAATATGTATTCAGCCGCAACGGTAAAAGTCTTGCAACAATACTGAAACCGAATGCCAAAGATACAGTAAATAAAGCGGGAGTATTATTCATCAACCTGAGTACTCTGGATAAGAGAACAGTGTCGACAGGAAAGACAATATATAAAAATCTTGCATTGTCGGAGTCCGGAAGTAAACTTACTTTTCTTGCCACAGCCGATAGCGTAAAGAAAGAAACCAAGGATTACAGCCTGTTTTATTTCGATACGGCATTGGATTCGGCAAAACTTATTGCAGATAAAAATGTTTCAGGAATGCCTGATAAATGGAGTGTGAGCGAGAACTACTCGCCTATTTTCAGTAAAGATGAGAAGCGCTTGCTATTAGGTACTGCACCCGTGAAATTGCCAAAAGATACAACTATCCCTGATTTTGAAAAGGCTCAACTCGACCTTTGGCATTGGCAGGAACCACAGATACAGCCCATGCAGCTGGTTCAACTGGAAAAGAAAAACAAACAAACTTATCTCTCATATATAGATTTAAACAATAATAAGTTTTATCAGTTGGCAACCGAAGATATTCCCGAAGTAAATATCTCAGGAGAGAATAACGGAAAATATGCATTGGGAGTTTCTGACCTCAAATATGAAATTGAGCAGCAATGGGATCTTTGGGCAGGATCGAGAAATGATATCTGGCTTTTCGATCTGGAGAATAATACAAAGAAGCAAATAAAAACGGGATTAGAAGGACGGATTTATTTCTCTCCCCAAGGCAATTATCTTTTATGGTATACTCCTCAAGATAAAAAATACTATGCTTATTCCTCGAAAACAGGAAAAGAAGTATGTCTGACAGATGGCCTTGGCGTAAACTTCTGGAATGAAAAAACAGATACACCGATACAGCCTTATCCATATGGCCCTGCAGCATGGATGGAAAATGATGCGGCCGTTCTGGTTTACGACAGATACGATATATGGAAGCTTGATCCTGAGGGTGTAAAGAGACCCGAAAATCTGACAAAGGGGACTGGACGCGAAAAGAAAACCGTACTCCGATATATTAAGACTGACCCGGAAAGCCGCTTTATAAAACCCGATGAAAAATTATTACTCTCTGCTTTTGATGAGACCAGTAAGGAAGCCGGATTTTATGAATGGAATAAATCGAAAGTAGTTCCTCTGATAATGGGTAAATATACATATACTACGCTGGTAAAGGCAAAAGATAAGGATGTATATTGTTTTACGAAAAGCAATTTCAACACTTCACCCGATCTATATGTAACTACCGATCGATGGAAGACAGATGCGAAATTGTCGGATATCAATCCACAGATGAAAGAATACAACTGGGGTACGGCAGAGTTAGTGTCGTGGACCATGTTTGATGGTAAGACAACTCAGGGTATTGTATATAAGCCCGAAGATTTTGATCCTGCAAAGAAATATCCTGTAATGATTTACTTCTATGAGCAGCATACCGATAATCTTTATCAGTATTTTCCTCCTGCGCCCAGCCGTTCCATTATCAATATCCCGTTTTATTGCAGCAGGGGCTATATTGTATTTACGCCTGATATAGTATATACAACAGGTCATCCCGGCGAGAGTGCCTATAACGCTGTCGTTTCCGGTGCGCAAAAACTGGCTGAGAACCCATGGGTGGATAAAAATAATATGGCTATACAAGGACAAAGCTGGGGTGGCTACCAGACAGCTTACCTGATTACCCGTACCAATATGTTTAAAGCTGCGGGAGCCGGAGCGCCTGTATCTAATATGTTCAGTGCATATGGTGGCATCCGTTGGGATACGGGAATGAGCCGCCAGTTCCAGTATGAGCAGACGCAGTCGCGCATAGGTGCTACCATGTGGGAGGCTCCGGAACTGTATAAAGAAAATTCTCCAATCTTCTTTGCCGATAAAGTGCAGACTCCTTTGCTTATCATGCATAACGATAAAGACGGCGCTGTGCCGTGGTATCAGGGTATCGAATATTTTATGGCTCTCCGCCGTTTACAGAAGCCGGTATGGATGCTTCAATACAATAATGAGGCGCACAATCTGAAAGAACGGAGAAATACCAAAGACCTGAGCATACGTTTGCAGCAATTTTTCGACCATTACCTGAAAGGCGACCCGATGCCTGTATGGATGAAGACTGGTGTGCCGGCTACAGAAAAAGGCCGGAATTATGGCTTCGATCTGGAATGA
- a CDS encoding low temperature requirement protein A: MAHSSHTSHSLLRKRGDGIATVSFSELLFDLIYVFAVTQLSHYFLHHLNWTGFLQSAVLWFAVWLGWQHTTWMTNWFDPNIRSIRGILFVLMMIGLLVAAAIPEAFGERGWIFAFCYVVIQVGRTASILFMLGRKHQLTPNYTRIFGWFIISAVFWIIGAFQAGDMRLLLWAIAVLCDYTAPMFGFYLPFFGRSDSAKDWTIDGHHLTERSQLFVIIAFGETILMSGASLSEIEVWTAPVVLAALISFVSSLAMWWIYFDASSEAGAEKIMKVDNPGLLGLKYHSIHVILVGALILCAVGDELVVNHPLGHMTASAVFVVIVGPIIYLIANMVYKWFTCRIIAKSHIVAIMALVVLILFSPYLNLIVCNALSVSIFVFISIYEVVDSKKKGQKKIKG, encoded by the coding sequence ATGGCTCACTCTTCACATACTTCTCATTCTCTCTTGCGCAAGCGTGGTGACGGAATTGCTACTGTTTCTTTCTCTGAGCTGCTTTTCGATCTTATATATGTATTTGCTGTAACACAGTTATCTCATTACTTTTTGCATCATTTGAACTGGACAGGCTTTTTGCAAAGTGCCGTACTCTGGTTTGCGGTATGGCTCGGCTGGCAGCATACTACGTGGATGACAAACTGGTTCGACCCGAATATCCGCAGCATAAGAGGTATCCTGTTTGTGCTGATGATGATCGGGCTATTGGTTGCGGCAGCCATTCCGGAGGCTTTTGGAGAAAGGGGATGGATATTTGCCTTTTGTTATGTGGTCATTCAGGTGGGACGTACGGCGTCCATTTTATTTATGCTAGGCAGGAAGCATCAGTTAACACCAAATTACACCCGTATATTCGGCTGGTTTATCATATCGGCAGTCTTTTGGATCATCGGAGCTTTTCAGGCAGGGGATATGCGGCTGTTATTATGGGCGATAGCTGTCCTGTGTGATTATACCGCACCTATGTTCGGCTTTTACCTCCCGTTTTTTGGACGTTCAGACTCGGCTAAAGACTGGACAATAGACGGGCATCATCTGACTGAAAGAAGTCAGCTGTTTGTTATCATCGCTTTCGGGGAAACGATTTTGATGTCCGGCGCTTCATTAAGTGAAATCGAAGTCTGGACAGCTCCTGTTGTTTTAGCGGCGCTTATATCATTCGTCAGTAGTCTGGCTATGTGGTGGATTTATTTCGATGCAAGCAGCGAAGCCGGAGCGGAAAAAATAATGAAAGTGGATAATCCGGGCTTGCTGGGCTTGAAATATCACTCGATACATGTTATCTTAGTGGGTGCGTTGATACTTTGTGCGGTAGGAGATGAACTGGTGGTCAATCATCCGTTGGGACATATGACTGCATCTGCAGTATTTGTAGTAATCGTAGGGCCGATCATTTACCTGATTGCAAATATGGTATATAAATGGTTTACATGCAGGATTATAGCAAAGTCTCATATTGTAGCGATTATGGCTTTAGTTGTCCTTATTCTGTTTAGTCCTTATCTAAACCTTATTGTCTGCAATGCATTGTCTGTATCTATATTTGTGTTTATCAGTATTTATGAAGTGGTTGATTCTAAAAAGAAAGGCCAGAAGAAAATAAAAGGATAA
- a CDS encoding GNAT family N-acetyltransferase — MENYELINNTDENQYEFHVGKYLAKIEYIKTNNGEIYLTHTEVPVALEGQGIGSQLVEKVLTDIEKSGLRLIPLCPFVAGYIKKHQDWRRIVMKGINV, encoded by the coding sequence ATGGAAAATTACGAATTAATCAACAATACAGATGAGAATCAATATGAGTTTCATGTAGGAAAATATCTTGCTAAGATAGAATACATAAAAACAAATAACGGGGAAATATACCTGACCCATACAGAAGTTCCTGTAGCTCTCGAAGGACAGGGTATAGGTAGCCAGCTAGTAGAAAAAGTACTTACAGATATAGAAAAGAGCGGGTTGCGCCTGATCCCTCTTTGTCCTTTTGTGGCAGGATATATAAAAAAACATCAGGACTGGAGACGTATTGTTATGAAAGGGATCAACGTATAA
- a CDS encoding (4Fe-4S)-binding protein: MEKKIEYTNGELTIVWQPELCQHAGVCVKMLPKVYNPKDRPWVKPGNATTEQLIAQIDKCPSGALSYRLNKG, translated from the coding sequence ATGGAAAAGAAAATTGAATACACCAATGGTGAACTTACCATTGTATGGCAACCTGAGCTTTGCCAGCATGCAGGTGTTTGTGTAAAAATGCTGCCTAAAGTATATAACCCTAAAGACAGGCCTTGGGTGAAACCGGGCAATGCGACTACAGAACAATTGATAGCTCAGATAGACAAATGTCCTTCGGGTGCATTAAGCTACCGATTGAATAAAGGCTGA